Proteins found in one Equus przewalskii isolate Varuska chromosome 20, EquPr2, whole genome shotgun sequence genomic segment:
- the CARD6 gene encoding LOW QUALITY PROTEIN: caspase recruitment domain-containing protein 6 (The sequence of the model RefSeq protein was modified relative to this genomic sequence to represent the inferred CDS: inserted 1 base in 1 codon; substituted 1 base at 1 genomic stop codon) gives MATGSVFSEITEKERKKLLEILQQDPDSLLDTLTSRRLISEEEYETLEDITDALKKSQKLLILVQKKGEHNTESPPSVGINENSDGFLPGGKQPENPEITEPFKEKEHVDLETSQSFRDNKTGYRETAWSSRENEKEYNTPKVALPHSVENVEYEVPATIECLQDGQRYEEPDDSLYLGEEGYLESVGYPVDAEITVEEEDYADPDYIVYDGEEHCAYSETTEFSDEEQSHEDSETGMSLEEEEEKNMEERTKVFKDVLLHLNMDRSRKLLPDFVKQFSLDRGSRWTPRTPGDFAWNFLMQVQALDVTARDSILTHKVLGEDSTRELLTGVQNLEIRDLQTINPLDVLCASMLCSDVFLQREVMSNMYQCQFALPLLLPDVENNKSILMLGAMKDIVKEQSLQSSGGPTGDTEAFLTLMKMPVISFVRLGSCSFSKSRILNTLLSPTQLKSHKIFVQKDLPVLVLSRQISGGLVEITWCFPDSNSLKENPCFFQKPVAVANLHGDLQSFWTQXGFLMEISSAVFFFTDRLGEKEWDLLMFXGEASIERCYFVLSSQAKENEEAQIFQRILKLKSSQLLFWVGEEGRERQNTEALQAALWEVMSSSLRCVSVEGMASLARELGIQVDEDFENVQAIQVSPGENLAATAEDEGQQRYSQPKGSSECPAEMPVGQPGARCEISQNLQNLQLTPVFIPHLVNYCPLPTRIRGDFNHVSLKGPWVMSSHFWSDQKSKGFRPLPFQNTKTHSQVTNFGIRYFQPQRFYSRERFMKFSRTAWGRHMVGTLGRPPRPIYQHAQGWPERPQTMGALEGFPAVVSQVGHLHSLGSQPAGTVRKPQPRQASTRGSQLTEATGKLMGTTSHMEDPHPKAFQPAGAIQKPIRPASQQGDKIKTQGGPSNRAFQMNSHLMSNSKGLPSSQFKSDQPKPSQLKHSKPTPSQSVPFQPKPTQTKPTQPQPSQARPSPLKHTQPKPCQPQSSQSKPSQPRPTQLKSSWTNPPQAKAYRPRAGPKRVGKH, from the exons ATGGCTACCGGGAGTGTTTTCTCAGAGATCACAGAAAAAGAACGGAAAAAGTTACTTGAAATTCTCCAGCAAGATCCTGATTCCCTCTTAGATACATTAACCTCTCGGAGGCTGATTTCTGAGGAAGAGTATGAGACTCTGGAGGATATAACAGATGCCTTGAAGAAAAGTCAGAAGCTGTTAATTCTGGTGCAGAAAAAGGGAGAG CATAATACAGAATCTCCTCCATCTGTGGGGATAAACGAGAATTCAGATGGTTTTCTACCTGGAGGGAAACAGCCTGAGAATCCTGAGATCACAGAGCCcttcaaagagaaagaacacGTGGATTTGGAAACCTCTCAGTCTTTCAGGGACAACAAAACTGGTTATAGGGAAACTGCTTGGTCCTCaagggaaaatgagaaggaatACAATACACCAAAAGTCGCATTGCCACATTCCGTCGAAAATGTTGAATATGAAGTTCCAGCAACTATTGAGTGCTTACAGGACGGACAGAGATATGAGGAGCCAGATGATTCTTTATACTTAGGAGAAGAGGGATATCTAGAATCTGTTGGATACCCTGTAGATGCAGAAATCACCGTGGAAGAGGAGGATTATGCTGACCCAGACTACATCGTCTATGATGgtgaagagcactgtgcatattCAGAAACCACGGAATTCTCTGACGAAGAACAGAGTCATGAGGATTCAGAAACTGGCATGTcattggaggaggaagaggagaaaaatatggAAG AAAGAACAAAGGTGTTTAAAGATGTCCTGTTACATTTGAACATGGATAGGAGCAGAAAGCTTCTGCCAGATTTTGTTAAACAATTCTCCTTAGATCGAGGAAGTAGGTGGACACCTAGGACTCCAGGAGACTTTGCCTGGAATTTCCTGATGCAAGTTCAAGCATTGGATGTGACAGCCAGAGATTCAATCCTCACACATAAAGTTCTGGGTGAGGATAGCACAAGGGAATTGCTGACTGGAGTACAGAATTTGGAAATTAGAGACTTACAAACCATTAATCCCCTTGATGTCCTTTGTGCCTCTATGCTGTGTTCAGACGTCTTTTTGCAACGTGAAGTCATGTCAAACATGTATCAGTGCCAGTTTGCTCTTCCCTTGCTACTGCCAGATgtagaaaacaacaaaagcatTCTAATGCTGGGGGCCATGAAGGACATTGTGAAGGAGCAGTCACTGCAGTCTTCGGGAGGGCCTACAGGGGATACAGAAGCATTTCTGACTCTCATGAAGATGCCTGTCATCTCTTTTGTGCGTCTAGGATCCTGTAGCTTCTCTAAGTCCAGAATCCTCAACACACTGCTCAGCCCTACCCAATTGAAGTCACACAAAATCTTTGTTCAAaaagatttgcctgttctggtgCTTTCCCGGCAAATCTCTGGTGGCCTAGTTGAGATAACGTGGTGTTTTCCTGATAGCAACAGTCTAAAGGAAAAcccttgttttttccaaaagccTGTTGCTGTGGCCAACCTTCATGGAGATCTACAAAGTTTTTGGACAC TTGGTTTCTTGATGGAAATTTCctcagctgtgttctttttcacTGACCGCCTAGGTGAGAAGGAATGGGACCTGCTAATGTTTTGAGGAGAAGCTTCCATTGAAAGATGCTACTTTGTCCTCAGTTCCCAGGCCAAGGAGAATGAAGAGGCTCAGATTTTTCAGAGGATCTTGAAGTTAAAGTCATCACAGCTACTGTTTTGGGTGGGAGAGGAAGGTAGGGAGAGACAGAACACAGAGGCCCTTCAAGCTGCCCTCTGGGAAGTGATGTCCTCTTCACTCAGATGTGTGTCTGTGGAGGGTATGGCCTCCCTGGCCAGGGAGTTGGGGATCCAGGTAGACGAAGACTTTGAGAACGTTCAAGCAATTCAAGTTTCCCCTGGTGAAAACTTGGCTGCAACAGCTGAAGATGAGGGACAACAAAGGTACAGTCAGCCAAAAGGTTCATCTGAGTGCCCAGCTGAGATGCCTGTAGGACAGCCGGGGGCAAGATGTGAGATCAGCCAGAATCTTCAGAATCTTCAGCTCACCCCAGTATTTATACCTCATCTGGTGAACTACTGTCCCTTACCAACCAGAATCAGAGGTGATTTTAACCATGTTTCTTTGAAAGGCCCCTGGGTTATGAGCTCCCACTTTTGGTCAGACCAGAAGTCTAAGGGGTTCCGTCCTTTGCCCTTTCAGAATACAAAGACCCATAGTCAAGTTACGAATTTTGGGATTCGATACTTCCAACCCCAGAGATTTTATTCACGTGAAAGATTCATGAAATTTTCGAGAACTGCTTGGGGACGTCACATGGTTGGAACATTGGGGAGACCACCAAGACCCATTTATCAGCATGCACAAGGCTGGCCTGAGAGACCTCAGACAATGGGAGCTCTTGAAGGGTTTCCAGCAGTGGTCTCCCAGGTAGGTCACCTCCATTCTCTGGGTTCACAGCCAGCAGGAACAGTTAGGAAGCCACAGCCTCGGCAAGCCAGCACACGGGGATCACAGCTAACTGAAGCAACTGGAAAACTCATGGGAACAACATCCCATATGGAAGATCCTCACCCTAAAGCCTTTCAACCAGCAGGAGCCATACAGAAACCCATAAGACCTGCCTCTCAGCAAGGAGACAAAATAAAGACACAGGGTGGGCCTTCAAATCGAGCTTTCCAAATGAATTCCCATCTCATGTCCAACAGCAAAGGTTTACCCAGCTCTCAGTTCAAATCTGATCAGCCCAAGCCATCCCAGCTCAAGCACTCCAAGCCCACACCCTCCCAATCTGTGCCCTTTCAACCCAAACCCACTCAAACAAAACCCACTCAGCCCCAACCCTCCCAAGCTAGACCATCTCCATTAAAACATACTCAACCCAAGCCATGCCAGCCCCAGTCCTCCCAATCTAAGCCTTCTCAACCAAGACCCACTCAACTCAAGTCATCTTGGACCAATCCTCCACAGGCGAAGGCATACCGTCCAAGAGCAGGGCCCAAGAGGGTAGGGAAGCATTAA